The following are encoded in a window of Armatimonas rosea genomic DNA:
- a CDS encoding endonuclease/exonuclease/phosphatase family protein → MALTVMTLNLLYAGAVNPAGSWEARLPLVLEVIRQGAGVIALQEATPPQLHDLRHALPEFSVVEGPESGHSRLPRVFQRGKGPRHGEHCAILYRTDDFTASAGSAFWLSHTPDSPGSILRGTWLPRVVNWTQLQVKATGRSFTIYNAHLDFLPWAPLRSAKILRRMLDSHWDGSLQILLGDFNAAPRSAAYKHLGAELTQTPYPPLVDAWEVAQERVGPEKTYHGGTGRLRWMGRLDRVLFRPQQRPDAVIRVTTLTHHRGNIYPSDHYPLLVEFAEDTDVKA, encoded by the coding sequence ATGGCGCTGACCGTCATGACCCTCAACCTGCTCTACGCCGGAGCGGTCAACCCGGCGGGCTCCTGGGAGGCGCGGCTTCCGCTGGTGCTGGAGGTGATTCGCCAGGGCGCGGGTGTGATCGCGCTCCAGGAGGCCACCCCGCCCCAGCTCCACGACCTACGCCACGCCCTCCCCGAGTTTAGCGTTGTCGAGGGCCCGGAGAGCGGCCACTCACGCCTGCCTCGGGTCTTTCAGCGCGGAAAAGGGCCTCGTCACGGCGAGCACTGCGCGATCCTCTACCGCACCGATGACTTTACCGCGTCGGCGGGCAGTGCCTTCTGGCTCTCCCACACCCCCGACTCGCCCGGAAGCATCCTGCGGGGAACCTGGCTCCCGCGCGTGGTCAACTGGACCCAGCTCCAGGTGAAGGCAACCGGGCGCTCGTTCACCATCTACAACGCCCACCTGGACTTTCTCCCTTGGGCCCCCCTGCGCTCCGCCAAGATCCTGCGCCGCATGCTCGATAGCCACTGGGACGGCTCGCTCCAGATCCTCCTGGGAGACTTCAATGCCGCCCCCCGCTCCGCTGCCTACAAGCACCTCGGGGCGGAGCTCACACAGACTCCTTACCCGCCTCTGGTAGATGCCTGGGAGGTGGCGCAGGAGCGGGTCGGCCCGGAGAAGACCTACCACGGGGGGACGGGGCGGCTACGCTGGATGGGACGGCTGGACCGGGTCTTGTTTCGGCCTCAGCAGCGCCCCGATGCTGTGATACGGGTGACCACACTTACCCACCACCGGGGGAATATCTATCCCTCGGACCACTATCCCCTCCTCGTCGAGTTTGCGGAGGACACCGATGTCAAAGCCTAA
- a CDS encoding nucleotidyltransferase family protein — protein sequence MTTPQNNKLDVVVLASGINQIPLFEGYVPGYKALLPYHGKASIQYVLEALQSVPAVGRICVEGPCALLQQELAASLNKTDSPLTLIEGGTTFLESLVLGLEHFATSKRVLFITADLPLVTPAAIQDFLEAGTSARTGDAQLAIAVVPRSCYTGPYRHFTKPFNRYRDIAICHGNLFLVDPLLLKLPQLQEKINKFYAGRKNALLTTLALGWRLALVYMVGVELLHLLTLRQLARFTSQQLGFTVAPVLVPHPGISIDVDEPDDYAFVRDRIEESWR from the coding sequence ATGACTACTCCTCAAAATAACAAACTGGACGTCGTTGTCCTCGCGAGTGGTATCAACCAGATCCCCCTCTTTGAGGGCTATGTCCCCGGCTACAAGGCGCTCCTGCCCTACCACGGGAAAGCCTCGATCCAGTACGTGCTGGAGGCGCTCCAGAGTGTCCCCGCGGTGGGGCGCATCTGTGTCGAGGGGCCATGTGCGCTCTTGCAGCAGGAGCTCGCCGCCTCGCTCAACAAGACCGACAGCCCGCTTACCCTCATCGAAGGCGGCACGACCTTCCTGGAGAGCCTTGTCCTGGGGCTGGAGCACTTCGCCACCTCGAAGCGTGTCCTCTTTATCACCGCCGACCTTCCCCTGGTCACCCCCGCCGCGATCCAGGACTTTCTGGAGGCGGGGACGAGCGCGCGCACGGGCGATGCCCAGCTCGCGATCGCGGTGGTGCCGCGCTCTTGCTACACAGGGCCCTACCGCCACTTCACCAAGCCCTTCAACCGCTACCGCGATATCGCCATCTGCCACGGGAACCTCTTTCTGGTAGACCCCCTGCTCCTCAAGCTCCCCCAGCTCCAGGAGAAGATCAACAAGTTCTACGCGGGCCGCAAGAACGCCCTCCTCACCACTCTCGCCCTGGGCTGGCGGCTGGCGCTGGTCTACATGGTCGGGGTGGAGCTTCTCCATCTCCTCACCCTGCGCCAGCTCGCCCGGTTTACGTCGCAGCAGCTCGGGTTCACGGTCGCTCCGGTCTTGGTCCCCCATCCGGGCATCTCGATCGACGTGGACGAGCCCGATGACTACGCCTTTGTGCGGGATCGGATCGAAGAGTCATGGCGCTGA
- a CDS encoding carbohydrate binding family 9 domain-containing protein codes for MHLTKTSPHGERGALGRRASAVRFSQDFTVLTVFGIVLSLLVPTAALAGPGPRKSHTLPTTKTVPQLDGDLSDACWKGALRVESFARFGGSTPVSERTEAWATTDGKTLYVAFHCHDSHPELIRASETQRGSGAVYGDDHITVLIDSQHQHRGLSAFSINPLGTLYHTLEGGTADNITWAGDWRGASKRVADGWTCELAIPFGLMRHPTKSKVFGMQLIRQLAREPNFVIWPAVPSEAQSLSLLAQNAPDIHLAQPMPDATPKPVFLPYTIGTAKSNGESGRVGLDIKYPFSTTLTGLMAINPDFQTIEQNVASVNFSYNEQFVADRRPFFAEGSEFLPDADLFYSQRIPQFDTGMKVVGRDGATSIGLVASEARSTKTDRDAMAFSLKQAIGLYSEVGVSGTADNLYGLVASRVARAHGTYGWLAKDRRNTFYARRTQSWLGAQPKGSDSVLYLNSSATNGKPSYTLIRSQLSADFISTLGLIQNQDRQGWSVSTGLHNQFDRGRLFSYDLKLDYNQADRLTSGAFFYENLTSTASVQTRKGTSLSLDASQGRREDSATTRYKDFSTGIGLGWNQRTLFQGGGLRVGQGRQGGLPTTDLNFGQGFLVSKPLSVSTSYNQQKRGTTTTRQAIATGTFRLDTLRTLSARLISQNGSGNAANVGARNGTNLYLAYTQRSRSNGADIFVILGDPNANNTKTQATLKLVRPY; via the coding sequence ATGCACCTTACCAAGACAAGCCCGCACGGTGAACGTGGGGCACTGGGGCGTCGTGCCTCCGCCGTTCGCTTCTCTCAAGACTTTACCGTCCTAACGGTGTTTGGAATCGTCCTGAGCCTCCTGGTGCCCACTGCCGCTCTCGCGGGGCCGGGGCCACGCAAGAGCCACACGCTTCCGACCACGAAGACCGTGCCCCAGCTCGACGGTGACCTCTCCGATGCGTGCTGGAAGGGCGCACTCCGGGTCGAGAGCTTTGCGCGCTTTGGCGGCAGCACCCCGGTGAGTGAGCGTACCGAGGCCTGGGCGACCACCGATGGCAAGACACTCTATGTCGCCTTCCACTGCCACGACTCCCACCCCGAGCTCATCCGTGCCAGCGAGACCCAGCGCGGCAGCGGAGCGGTCTACGGCGACGACCATATCACCGTGCTGATCGACAGCCAGCACCAGCACCGTGGGCTCTCGGCGTTCTCCATCAACCCGCTAGGGACGCTCTACCACACGCTCGAAGGGGGGACGGCGGACAACATCACCTGGGCGGGCGACTGGCGCGGGGCGAGCAAGCGGGTCGCGGATGGCTGGACCTGTGAGCTGGCGATTCCCTTTGGCCTGATGCGCCACCCCACCAAGTCCAAGGTCTTTGGGATGCAGCTCATCCGCCAGCTCGCCCGTGAGCCCAACTTTGTCATCTGGCCCGCGGTTCCCTCCGAGGCACAGTCTCTCTCTCTCCTGGCACAGAACGCCCCCGATATCCACCTCGCGCAGCCCATGCCCGATGCGACTCCCAAGCCGGTCTTTCTGCCCTACACCATCGGCACCGCGAAGTCCAACGGCGAGAGCGGGCGGGTCGGGCTGGACATTAAGTACCCCTTCTCGACAACGCTCACCGGGCTGATGGCGATCAACCCGGACTTCCAGACCATCGAGCAGAATGTCGCCAGTGTCAACTTCTCCTACAACGAGCAGTTTGTCGCGGACCGTCGCCCGTTCTTTGCCGAGGGCAGCGAGTTCCTCCCCGATGCAGACCTGTTCTACTCCCAGCGCATCCCCCAGTTCGACACCGGCATGAAGGTGGTCGGACGCGACGGTGCCACGTCGATTGGGCTTGTCGCCTCGGAGGCACGCTCCACCAAGACCGACCGCGATGCCATGGCGTTCTCCCTAAAGCAGGCGATCGGGCTCTACAGCGAGGTCGGGGTCTCGGGGACAGCGGACAATCTCTACGGCCTTGTCGCCAGCCGGGTCGCACGGGCACACGGCACCTACGGCTGGCTGGCCAAGGACCGGCGCAACACGTTCTACGCCCGCCGCACGCAGTCCTGGCTGGGAGCGCAGCCCAAGGGGAGCGATAGTGTTCTCTACCTCAACAGCAGCGCCACCAATGGTAAGCCCTCCTACACCCTCATCCGCTCCCAGCTCTCCGCGGACTTTATCAGCACGCTCGGGCTTATCCAGAACCAGGACCGCCAGGGCTGGTCGGTCAGCACGGGGCTCCACAACCAGTTCGACCGGGGCCGCCTCTTCTCCTACGACCTCAAGCTCGACTACAACCAAGCGGATCGCCTCACCAGCGGCGCGTTCTTCTACGAGAACCTCACCAGCACCGCCAGTGTCCAGACCCGCAAGGGAACGAGCCTCTCCCTCGATGCCAGCCAAGGCCGACGCGAGGACAGCGCCACCACGCGCTACAAGGACTTCTCCACGGGGATCGGGCTGGGCTGGAACCAGCGAACCCTCTTTCAGGGCGGCGGCCTGCGTGTGGGGCAGGGCCGTCAAGGCGGGCTTCCCACCACCGATCTGAACTTCGGACAGGGCTTCCTGGTCAGCAAGCCCCTCTCGGTGAGCACCAGCTACAACCAGCAGAAGCGCGGCACGACAACGACGCGCCAGGCAATCGCCACGGGCACGTTTCGTCTCGACACGCTCCGCACCCTCTCCGCCCGCCTGATCTCCCAGAACGGCAGTGGCAACGCCGCCAATGTGGGAGCGCGCAACGGAACAAATCTTTACCTTGCCTACACCCAGCGCTCACGCTCCAACGGCGCCGATATCTTCGTCATCCTGGGCGATCCCAACGCCAACAACACAAAAACTCAGGCAACCCTCAAGCTCGTCCGGCCCTACTAG
- a CDS encoding PQQ-binding-like beta-propeller repeat protein codes for MPLQNTPHWPQFRGPNAAGVGASRALPTRWSATENIAWRTALPGKSWSSPIVWGDRVYLTAVVRPSEGEKPRKGLYFGGERLELPKDEHSFNVSCLSLTTGKLLWEKTVFHGPPSTTVHLKNSYGAETPVTDGERVYALFGGLGLFTLDAKSGKVLWSQKLEPRKTRNGWGYAASPVLHQGKLFLLNDNDEHAELLALDAKTGKPLWQVERDEKSNWATPFVWQSGPRTELVVPGTRAVRSYDPQDGKLLWSLKGMSSITIPTPTTGDGLLFVSSGYVGDSLRPLYAIRPGASGDITGSATAIAWSNPTAGPYNPSPLYYEGRVYVLYDRGLFSAFDAKTGKQLYDRARLPIGSGFTSSPWAAGGKLYCLSEDGVCYVLKAGDTFELLQTNRLTDDDMCMATPALAGDRLLIRTANTLYCVKSK; via the coding sequence ATGCCTCTCCAAAACACCCCCCACTGGCCGCAGTTTCGTGGCCCCAACGCCGCAGGAGTCGGGGCGAGCCGTGCGCTTCCCACCCGCTGGTCGGCGACCGAGAATATCGCCTGGCGCACCGCGCTCCCCGGCAAGAGCTGGTCGTCGCCGATTGTCTGGGGCGACCGGGTCTATCTCACCGCCGTTGTCCGCCCGAGCGAGGGCGAGAAGCCCCGGAAAGGGCTCTACTTTGGTGGCGAGCGGCTGGAGCTCCCCAAGGACGAGCACTCCTTCAATGTCAGCTGCCTGAGCCTGACGACCGGCAAGCTCCTCTGGGAAAAGACCGTCTTTCATGGCCCGCCCTCCACGACCGTCCACCTCAAGAACAGCTACGGTGCCGAGACGCCGGTCACCGATGGCGAGCGGGTCTATGCGCTCTTTGGCGGCCTCGGGCTCTTCACGCTCGATGCCAAGTCGGGCAAGGTGCTCTGGTCGCAAAAGCTAGAGCCGCGCAAGACGCGCAATGGCTGGGGCTACGCGGCCTCGCCGGTCTTGCACCAGGGAAAGCTCTTTCTGCTCAACGACAACGACGAGCACGCGGAGCTGCTGGCCTTGGATGCCAAGACAGGAAAGCCCCTCTGGCAAGTGGAGCGCGACGAGAAGAGTAACTGGGCGACTCCGTTTGTCTGGCAGAGCGGCCCGCGCACCGAGCTGGTGGTCCCTGGCACCCGCGCCGTGCGGAGCTACGATCCCCAAGACGGCAAGCTGCTCTGGTCGCTCAAGGGGATGTCCAGTATCACCATTCCCACCCCGACCACCGGTGATGGCCTGCTCTTTGTGAGCTCCGGCTATGTCGGGGACTCGCTGCGCCCACTCTACGCCATCCGCCCCGGAGCCAGCGGCGATATTACGGGAAGTGCGACGGCAATCGCGTGGTCGAACCCCACCGCCGGGCCGTATAACCCGTCGCCGCTGTACTACGAGGGGCGCGTCTACGTGCTCTATGACCGAGGCTTGTTCAGTGCCTTCGATGCCAAGACCGGCAAGCAGCTCTACGACCGAGCACGCCTCCCGATCGGCTCCGGGTTTACGTCGTCGCCGTGGGCCGCCGGGGGCAAGCTCTACTGCCTGAGCGAGGACGGGGTTTGCTATGTCTTGAAAGCGGGGGATACCTTCGAGCTCCTCCAGACCAACCGCCTCACCGACGACGACATGTGTATGGCTACGCCCGCTCTGGCCGGTGATCGGCTGCTGATCCGCACTGCCAACACGCTCTACTGCGTGAAAAGCAAATAA
- a CDS encoding SGNH/GDSL hydrolase family protein, whose protein sequence is MQPTVLVVGSSIFEQWACVLAVAPACRVVNRAIGGTVTTFWAEHLAAVLTEEPPDVVLFYCGSNDLNAEVPDHEIIANVWACRATLQAQVPHARLAYFGIIKAPQKLGKWEQIDSLNAAIGAQLAPGDLYVESNAVFFPEGAPLAQFFIEDGLHLTDDAYLALTDYARPLLAEWIF, encoded by the coding sequence ATGCAGCCCACTGTCCTCGTTGTCGGAAGCTCGATCTTTGAGCAGTGGGCCTGTGTCCTGGCTGTCGCGCCGGCTTGCCGCGTCGTCAACCGCGCGATCGGGGGGACTGTCACGACGTTCTGGGCCGAGCACCTCGCCGCCGTGCTCACCGAGGAGCCGCCGGACGTCGTGCTCTTCTACTGTGGGAGCAACGACCTCAACGCGGAGGTCCCCGATCACGAGATTATCGCCAACGTGTGGGCCTGCCGCGCGACCCTCCAAGCGCAGGTGCCACACGCGCGGCTAGCCTACTTTGGGATCATCAAAGCCCCCCAGAAGCTCGGCAAGTGGGAGCAGATCGACTCGCTCAACGCCGCGATTGGCGCACAGCTAGCCCCCGGCGATCTCTATGTCGAGAGCAACGCGGTCTTCTTCCCCGAGGGCGCGCCCCTCGCACAGTTTTTTATTGAGGATGGCCTACACCTCACCGACGACGCCTACCTCGCCCTCACCGACTACGCCCGGCCTTTGCTGGCGGAATGGATTTTCTAG
- a CDS encoding Atu2307/SP_0267 family LLM class monooxygenase, whose amino-acid sequence MIEIGLDSFVGTSLDAAGLPVGEEQRMQQLLEAAALADQQGLHVIGIGEHHRPDYIASSPAVVLAAIAAQTKHLRLTSAVTVLSSDDPVRVFQQFATLDLISQGRAEIIVGRGSFIESYPLFGFDLRDYDALFTEKLELLLQLRESVTAHWSGKFRAPLTGQGVFPRPVQTQLPIRLGVGGTPASFVRAGNLGLPLVVAIIGGEPAQFRPYVELYREAWRAAGHAAGKPSVSIHTIGYVGETTDEAAATLYPGYEVVFGRIGRERGWNGSPKLQFEHSRGPKGALMVGSPKDIAEKILRVNDDLGGIDRVTIQIDGAMVGHENVLGAIRRIGDDVLPRVNG is encoded by the coding sequence ATGATTGAGATTGGCCTAGATTCGTTTGTGGGGACCTCCCTGGATGCCGCAGGGCTGCCCGTCGGTGAGGAGCAGCGCATGCAGCAGCTGCTCGAAGCCGCCGCGCTCGCCGACCAGCAGGGGCTCCATGTCATTGGGATCGGGGAGCACCACCGCCCGGACTACATCGCCTCAAGCCCCGCGGTCGTGCTGGCGGCGATCGCGGCCCAGACCAAGCACCTCCGGCTCACCAGCGCGGTGACCGTGCTCAGCTCCGACGATCCCGTGCGGGTGTTTCAGCAGTTCGCGACTCTCGACCTGATCTCACAGGGCCGGGCGGAGATCATTGTCGGGCGGGGGTCGTTTATCGAGTCCTACCCGCTCTTTGGCTTCGACCTGCGGGACTACGATGCCCTCTTCACGGAGAAGCTCGAGCTCCTCCTCCAGCTCCGAGAGAGTGTCACGGCCCACTGGAGCGGCAAGTTCCGCGCACCCCTCACCGGGCAGGGGGTCTTCCCGCGCCCCGTTCAGACCCAGCTCCCCATCCGCCTTGGGGTCGGGGGGACCCCCGCATCGTTTGTGCGCGCCGGAAACCTGGGCCTGCCTCTCGTGGTGGCGATTATCGGGGGCGAACCCGCGCAGTTCCGGCCCTATGTCGAGCTCTACCGGGAGGCCTGGCGCGCCGCCGGACACGCCGCAGGAAAACCCTCTGTCAGCATCCACACGATTGGCTATGTGGGCGAGACCACCGACGAAGCCGCGGCGACTCTCTACCCGGGCTACGAGGTGGTCTTTGGCCGGATCGGGCGCGAGCGTGGCTGGAACGGCTCGCCCAAGCTCCAGTTCGAGCACTCCCGTGGGCCGAAAGGGGCCTTGATGGTGGGCTCTCCAAAAGATATCGCGGAGAAGATCCTGCGGGTGAACGATGACCTCGGCGGGATCGACCGGGTGACGATCCAGATCGACGGGGCCATGGTCGGGCATGAGAATGTCCTTGGGGCGATCCGGCGCATCGGGGATGATGTCCTACCGCGGGTCAATGGATAG
- a CDS encoding glycoside hydrolase family 2 TIM barrel-domain containing protein has translation MNRLSFDRGWKFARFGLMPEGGSLPEPEGLEQPGFSDGAWRTLDLPHDWGIEGPFRGDLPNETGKLPWAGIGWYRKTLPAPPAGKRVYLDFDGAMSHPKVYVNGKLAGEWAYGYASFRVELTPHLKSSGTNLIAVRLDNPPDSSRWYPGGGLYRHVWLVTGEPVHLAHNGVFVYTTEVSAERATVAIEASVEGGMGELRHEVLWKGKVVAKAEGLTARVVLTRPQLWSGATPNLYTLKTTLWVDGKLSDTQLTTFGVRKIEWSGAKGFLLNGERVTLNGVCNHHDLGLLGGAVHERAIERQLEILKEMGCNAIRTSHNPPAPELLDACDRLGFLVIDEAFDCWRQGKKPNDYHRDFDAWHERDIVAFVHRDRNHPCVIAWSSGNEIPEQGNAAGAALSRELTALFHREDPTRLVAAGCNNGNAGSNGFSETVDLFGYNYKPHLYAAFRARYPRQPLFGSETSSCVSSYSEYFFPVEKDKSKGFFNFQVSSYDLYAPSWAMKPDIEWEGLDKNPSVAGEFVWTGFDYLGEPTPFNSDRTNALNFSDPKEREKAMALFEKLGNHAPSRSSYFGIVDLCGFKKDRFYLYQARWRPELPMAHLLPHWSWPGREGQVTPVHLYTSGDEAELFLNGKSLGRKTRAPLTYRLVWDDVLYAPGELKAVAYKGGKPWAEAVQRTTGPAVQLKLTADRTKLTEGRDLSFVTVTIVDAKGQQVPSADHLLRFTLTGSAAELAAVGNGDATNPRRFQTTEYPAFHGLALAIVRAKHDTKGEVTLRIEAAGLKGASVKVRVGG, from the coding sequence ATGAACCGTCTGTCTTTTGATCGTGGGTGGAAGTTTGCGCGCTTTGGGCTGATGCCCGAGGGAGGCTCCTTGCCCGAGCCCGAGGGACTGGAGCAACCAGGCTTCTCGGATGGGGCATGGCGAACCCTGGACCTGCCGCACGACTGGGGGATCGAGGGGCCGTTCCGCGGCGACCTGCCCAACGAGACCGGCAAGCTGCCTTGGGCGGGGATCGGGTGGTACCGCAAGACCCTGCCCGCACCGCCTGCCGGCAAGCGTGTCTACCTCGATTTTGATGGCGCGATGAGCCACCCCAAGGTCTATGTCAATGGCAAGCTCGCGGGGGAGTGGGCCTACGGCTACGCCAGCTTCCGGGTGGAGCTCACGCCCCACTTGAAGAGTTCGGGCACGAATCTGATCGCCGTGCGGCTGGACAACCCCCCGGACTCGTCGCGCTGGTACCCCGGCGGCGGCCTCTACCGCCATGTCTGGCTCGTGACCGGCGAGCCCGTGCACCTGGCCCACAACGGGGTCTTTGTCTACACCACCGAGGTCAGCGCGGAGCGCGCGACCGTGGCGATTGAGGCGAGTGTCGAGGGCGGCATGGGCGAGCTTCGCCACGAGGTTCTCTGGAAGGGAAAAGTGGTCGCCAAGGCTGAGGGGCTCACGGCCCGTGTCGTGCTCACGCGACCGCAGCTCTGGAGCGGCGCGACCCCGAATCTCTACACGCTCAAGACCACGCTCTGGGTGGACGGTAAGCTCTCGGACACACAGCTCACGACATTTGGCGTGCGCAAGATCGAGTGGAGCGGGGCCAAGGGCTTCTTGCTCAATGGCGAGCGTGTGACCCTCAACGGGGTCTGCAACCACCACGATCTCGGGCTCCTCGGCGGTGCGGTCCATGAGCGTGCGATCGAGCGCCAGCTGGAGATCTTGAAGGAGATGGGGTGCAACGCGATCCGCACCAGCCACAACCCGCCCGCCCCCGAGCTGCTCGATGCCTGCGACCGCCTGGGCTTTCTGGTGATCGACGAGGCCTTTGACTGCTGGCGTCAGGGCAAGAAACCCAACGACTACCACCGGGACTTCGACGCCTGGCACGAGCGGGATATTGTCGCCTTTGTCCACCGCGATCGGAACCATCCCTGCGTGATCGCCTGGAGCAGCGGCAACGAGATCCCCGAGCAGGGCAACGCGGCGGGGGCGGCCCTCTCCCGCGAGCTCACCGCGCTCTTCCACCGCGAGGACCCGACCCGGCTCGTGGCGGCGGGATGCAACAATGGCAACGCGGGGAGCAATGGCTTCTCGGAGACGGTCGATCTGTTTGGCTACAACTACAAGCCGCACCTCTACGCCGCGTTTCGGGCGCGCTACCCCCGCCAGCCGCTCTTTGGCAGCGAGACTAGCTCGTGCGTGAGCAGCTACAGCGAGTACTTCTTCCCGGTCGAGAAGGACAAGAGCAAGGGCTTCTTCAACTTCCAGGTCAGCTCCTACGACCTCTACGCCCCCAGCTGGGCGATGAAGCCCGATATCGAGTGGGAGGGCTTGGATAAAAACCCGAGTGTCGCCGGGGAGTTTGTCTGGACCGGCTTTGACTACCTGGGCGAGCCCACCCCATTTAACTCCGACCGCACCAATGCCCTGAACTTCTCCGACCCCAAGGAGCGCGAGAAGGCCATGGCACTCTTTGAGAAGCTGGGCAACCATGCCCCGTCGCGCAGCTCCTACTTTGGGATCGTGGACCTGTGTGGCTTCAAAAAAGACCGCTTCTACCTCTACCAGGCCCGCTGGCGCCCGGAGCTTCCGATGGCACACTTGCTCCCGCACTGGAGCTGGCCGGGCCGCGAGGGGCAAGTCACCCCGGTGCATCTCTACACCAGCGGCGATGAGGCGGAGCTCTTTCTCAATGGCAAGTCGCTGGGGCGGAAGACACGCGCGCCCCTGACCTACCGGCTGGTCTGGGACGATGTTCTCTACGCGCCGGGCGAGCTCAAGGCAGTGGCCTACAAAGGTGGCAAGCCGTGGGCGGAGGCGGTGCAGCGCACGACCGGCCCCGCGGTGCAGCTCAAGCTGACCGCCGACCGCACCAAGCTCACGGAGGGCCGCGACCTGAGCTTTGTCACGGTGACAATTGTCGATGCCAAGGGCCAGCAGGTGCCCTCCGCCGACCACCTGCTACGCTTCACGCTCACCGGGAGCGCCGCCGAGCTCGCCGCGGTGGGAAATGGCGATGCCACCAACCCGCGCCGCTTCCAGACCACCGAGTACCCCGCGTTTCACGGCCTCGCGCTGGCGATTGTTCGCGCCAAGCACGACACCAAGGGCGAGGTCACGCTCCGGATAGAGGCCGCCGGGCTCAAGGGCGCGTCGGTCAAGGTGCGTGTTGGCGGGTAG